The following coding sequences lie in one Flavobacteriales bacterium genomic window:
- a CDS encoding DUF302 domain-containing protein, with translation MYYLNKTTTYSFAEAEQKIREALKEKGFGILTEIDLKATLKTKLDKDIQQYKILGACNPNFAYQALQQEEKIGIMLPCNVTIIENKNGTVDVSIVDPIAAFEVVKNKTVEPFAKEVKAILEAALESI, from the coding sequence ATGTATTATTTAAACAAAACCACCACTTATAGTTTTGCCGAAGCTGAACAAAAAATTAGAGAGGCATTAAAAGAAAAAGGTTTTGGTATTTTAACCGAAATTGATTTAAAAGCCACGTTAAAAACAAAGTTGGATAAAGACATTCAGCAGTATAAAATATTGGGAGCATGTAATCCGAATTTTGCTTATCAAGCGTTACAGCAAGAAGAAAAAATAGGTATTATGTTGCCTTGTAATGTTACCATAATTGAAAACAAAAACGGTACAGTTGATGTTTCTATTGTTGACCCTATTGCTGCATTTGAAGTAGTAAAAAACAAAACTGTTGAGCCTTTTGCAAAAGAAGTAAAAGCCATTCTAGAAGCTGCTTTAGAATCCATTTAA
- a CDS encoding TPM domain-containing protein: protein MKKYLFILLTLLTYKQSNAQDCLLDQKPTQDLVQDYANIISDEEESFLRQKLQAFNDTTSTQILVVTVTDLCGYDKASFTYTLGEKWGVGQQGKNNGIVIMVKPKEIDGRGDAFIAPGYGLEGVVPDAIAKRIEENEMIPYFKSKEYYYGIHEAVNVLMSLTSGEFTADQYAKTDWSKFIIPFAFIIVIMLLIFFTTAKKARDYSIGHNIPFWTAFMLMNNSGRSHGGSWGNFNSGGGSFGGGGFGGFGGGSFGGGGAGGSW, encoded by the coding sequence ATGAAAAAATATCTATTTATACTTCTTACCCTTTTAACTTATAAGCAATCGAATGCTCAAGATTGTTTGCTAGACCAAAAACCAACACAAGATTTGGTACAAGATTATGCTAATATTATTAGTGATGAAGAAGAATCATTTTTGCGTCAGAAATTACAAGCATTTAACGATACCACTTCCACTCAAATTTTGGTGGTTACAGTTACCGATTTGTGTGGTTATGATAAAGCCAGTTTTACTTATACCTTGGGCGAAAAATGGGGCGTGGGTCAGCAAGGAAAAAACAATGGTATTGTTATCATGGTTAAACCCAAAGAAATTGATGGAAGAGGAGATGCCTTTATTGCTCCAGGTTATGGTTTAGAAGGAGTTGTGCCTGATGCAATAGCCAAACGAATTGAAGAGAATGAAATGATACCATATTTTAAATCGAAAGAGTATTATTATGGAATTCATGAGGCAGTAAATGTGTTGATGAGTTTAACCTCAGGAGAATTTACTGCCGACCAATATGCTAAAACAGATTGGAGTAAATTTATTATTCCTTTTGCTTTTATCATTGTAATCATGCTACTCATATTTTTTACTACTGCCAAAAAAGCAAGAGATTATTCAATAGGTCATAATATTCCATTCTGGACTGCTTTTATGCTGATGAACAACTCAGGTAGAAGTCATGGCGGTTCTTGGGGTAATTTTAACTCAGGTGGTGGTAGTTTTGGCGGTGGAGGCTTTGGTGGTTTCGGTGGCGGTAGTTTTGGTGGTGGTGGTGCAGGAGGGAGTTGGTGA
- a CDS encoding DEAD/DEAH box helicase: MDNFKDLGIKPDYIKGLNELGITKPTQIQQEAIPLLLTTTTDLVAQAQTGTGKTAAYGLPLLHNIDPKQKVVQGLILCPTRELGQQVAKQLFKFTKYTDKIFAEAVYGGQPIDIQIGALKRPTHIIVATPGRLIDLINRKAVDIRNVKTIILDEADEMLSMGFKKELDEILGTIKNAEQKWLFSATMPHGIKQIINEHMAEDAHRIEVSSKNVVNKSIEHQYVICDEAEKLQMLLQFLKSQGKNRGIVFCKTKAAVQKLVKQLQAKNVAADAIHGDLLQKERDKAMRAFKNETVQLLVATDIAARGIDVEGLAYVVHYQLPDQEEYYTHRSGRTARAGKQGVSLSIVTTFEMKQIRFFEKNLNISFNQVR; encoded by the coding sequence TTGGACAATTTTAAAGACTTAGGCATAAAACCCGATTATATTAAAGGATTAAACGAACTAGGAATTACTAAACCTACTCAAATTCAGCAAGAAGCTATTCCTTTGTTATTAACTACAACTACCGATTTGGTTGCTCAAGCTCAAACTGGCACCGGTAAAACTGCTGCTTATGGCTTACCTTTGTTGCACAATATTGACCCAAAACAAAAGGTTGTACAAGGGTTAATTCTTTGTCCTACACGTGAATTGGGGCAACAAGTTGCCAAACAACTTTTTAAGTTTACCAAATACACCGACAAAATATTTGCTGAAGCCGTTTATGGCGGACAACCCATCGATATTCAAATAGGTGCTTTAAAACGACCTACACACATTATTGTAGCTACTCCAGGCAGACTAATTGATTTAATTAATAGAAAAGCGGTGGACATTAGAAATGTAAAAACCATTATTTTGGATGAAGCCGATGAAATGTTGAGCATGGGTTTTAAAAAAGAGTTAGACGAAATTTTAGGAACCATAAAAAATGCTGAACAAAAATGGTTGTTTTCTGCTACCATGCCTCATGGCATAAAACAAATTATTAATGAACACATGGCTGAAGATGCTCACAGAATTGAGGTAAGCAGCAAAAATGTAGTCAACAAGAGTATTGAACACCAATATGTAATTTGTGATGAAGCGGAGAAACTACAAATGTTGCTTCAGTTTTTAAAATCGCAAGGAAAAAACAGAGGTATCGTGTTTTGCAAAACCAAAGCTGCGGTGCAAAAATTAGTTAAACAATTACAAGCAAAAAATGTTGCTGCCGATGCCATTCACGGTGATTTATTGCAAAAAGAGCGTGATAAAGCCATGAGAGCTTTTAAAAACGAAACCGTTCAATTATTAGTAGCTACCGATATTGCTGCTCGTGGTATTGATGTAGAAGGGTTGGCTTATGTGGTGCATTATCAGTTACCTGACCAAGAAGAGTATTATACACACCGAAGTGGAAGAACTGCTAGAGCTGGAAAACAAGGTGTCTCGTTAAGTATTGTAACAACTTTTGAAATGAAACAAATTCGGTTTTTTGAAAAGAATTTGAATATTAGCTTTAATCAGGTTAGATGA
- a CDS encoding TonB-dependent receptor, whose amino-acid sequence MKQNLFLFLAVLLCLNGFTQTGKQQVLSGKVMDNKGELLPYVAIGIFNSKDSSYVNGAASDMDGNFSLKLANGKYYAKVSFLSFETKTISNIIINNADVSLPAIKLAPSSLKLDEFEFVDEKKLMEIDLDKKVFNVDKDITSQGSNAAEVLNNVPSVSVDVEGNVNLRGSGNVRVLINGKPSGLTGTSTADALRQLQGSQIEKVEVITNPSARYDAEGEVGIINIVLKKDKRQGINGTVNMDLGYPNNYGAGFGLSYKKNALTIFSGYNASYRESPGFSNSYQTFTYSDTSFSYSNNAIRGRENINHGFNLGTEIYLNEFNSITLSGNGNVGTAYNIVDVEYTDYDNQKNPVQVVTRNEDEDKILSSYDLAFNYRKTFTKPDQLLTFDAQYSTNRDDEESIIVQNNSVNSTDNTYTSVYNYEGSKNILLQSDYIHPLPNKAKFEMGFRGNYKTVDDDYQVSLMNKSTNQFEVDLGLKNLLLYTENISAGYAMFGQKLNKFSYQLGLRTEFSDVTTEFVATNEVNRRTYLNFFSSSHISYIIKNENSVQLSYSRRLKRPQHWWLLPFYSISDSRNNFYGNPNLNPEYTDAFELGYLNYFKKGSLLSSVYYRYSTGVTERILVSDITGTTKRIPANIGFRNAYGVEFSGSYQIKKWWDIRGDFNFFREITDGNYQGKVYFSDTYTWNSKLNSKWTIKKKLGFQSSFDYNAPQKTTQGEQLARYALNLGASVDILKGNGTLSFNASDVFNTRKRRSIDYGTNFYSEGEFQWRSRFFRLSFTYRINQTKKQADKNRKNNEFDDGGGM is encoded by the coding sequence ATGAAACAGAACTTATTTTTATTTCTTGCAGTATTACTTTGTTTAAATGGTTTTACACAAACTGGCAAACAACAAGTTTTGTCGGGCAAAGTTATGGATAATAAAGGCGAACTGTTGCCTTATGTGGCTATTGGAATTTTTAACAGTAAAGATTCTAGCTATGTTAACGGTGCTGCATCCGATATGGACGGAAACTTCAGCCTTAAACTAGCCAATGGAAAATACTATGCAAAAGTTTCTTTTTTAAGTTTTGAAACCAAAACCATATCAAACATCATTATTAATAATGCTGATGTTAGTTTACCAGCTATAAAACTTGCTCCTTCTTCATTAAAATTAGATGAGTTTGAGTTTGTTGACGAGAAAAAACTCATGGAAATTGACCTCGACAAAAAAGTATTTAATGTGGATAAAGACATTACCTCACAAGGAAGTAATGCAGCAGAAGTGCTTAATAATGTTCCTTCTGTTTCGGTTGATGTGGAGGGAAATGTAAACTTACGAGGAAGTGGAAATGTTCGGGTTTTAATTAATGGCAAACCTTCGGGTTTAACTGGAACGAGTACTGCCGATGCATTGCGTCAGCTACAAGGAAGTCAAATAGAAAAAGTGGAAGTAATTACCAATCCATCAGCACGATACGATGCCGAAGGTGAAGTAGGAATCATCAATATTGTATTAAAAAAAGACAAACGTCAAGGCATTAACGGTACCGTTAATATGGATTTAGGCTATCCAAACAATTATGGAGCAGGTTTTGGGTTGTCGTACAAAAAAAATGCGTTAACAATCTTTTCTGGTTATAATGCAAGCTATCGCGAGTCGCCTGGTTTTAGTAATTCGTACCAAACTTTTACATACAGCGACACCAGTTTTAGTTATTCAAACAATGCAATAAGAGGTCGAGAAAACATCAACCATGGTTTTAATTTAGGTACCGAAATTTATTTGAATGAATTTAATTCGATTACCCTTTCTGGAAATGGAAATGTTGGGACTGCATACAATATTGTTGATGTTGAATACACCGATTACGACAATCAAAAAAATCCTGTGCAAGTAGTTACTAGAAATGAGGATGAAGATAAAATATTATCATCCTATGATTTGGCATTTAACTATAGGAAAACATTTACAAAACCCGATCAACTGCTAACTTTCGATGCACAATACTCTACAAACAGAGATGATGAAGAATCGATAATTGTACAAAACAATAGTGTTAATAGTACTGATAATACCTACACCAGCGTATATAATTACGAAGGCTCTAAAAACATTTTGTTACAGTCTGATTACATTCATCCACTACCCAATAAAGCCAAGTTTGAAATGGGTTTTAGAGGCAACTATAAAACTGTTGACGATGATTATCAAGTAAGTTTAATGAATAAAAGTACCAATCAATTTGAGGTTGACCTAGGTTTAAAAAACCTATTACTATACACTGAAAACATTTCGGCAGGTTACGCCATGTTTGGACAAAAGCTTAACAAGTTTTCTTACCAGCTGGGTTTAAGAACTGAATTTTCGGATGTTACTACCGAATTTGTTGCCACTAACGAAGTAAATCGTCGCACCTATTTAAACTTTTTTTCAAGCTCACACATTTCATACATTATCAAAAATGAGAACTCGGTACAATTAAGTTATAGCCGCAGATTAAAACGACCACAACATTGGTGGTTGTTGCCTTTTTACAGCATTAGTGACTCAAGAAATAATTTTTACGGAAATCCAAATCTTAACCCAGAATATACCGACGCTTTTGAATTGGGCTACCTCAACTATTTCAAAAAAGGTTCTTTACTTTCGAGTGTTTATTACCGATATAGTACTGGAGTTACTGAGCGTATTTTGGTATCGGATATTACTGGAACAACCAAAAGAATACCTGCAAACATTGGTTTTAGAAATGCTTATGGTGTAGAGTTTTCAGGTTCTTACCAAATAAAAAAATGGTGGGACATTAGGGGCGATTTTAACTTTTTTAGAGAAATAACGGATGGAAATTATCAAGGGAAAGTATATTTCAGTGACACCTACACATGGAATTCAAAACTAAACTCAAAATGGACGATAAAGAAGAAATTAGGCTTTCAATCGTCGTTTGATTACAATGCACCACAAAAAACTACACAAGGCGAGCAACTAGCTCGTTATGCGTTAAATTTAGGTGCATCTGTTGATATCCTAAAAGGAAATGGAACATTGAGTTTTAATGCCAGCGATGTATTTAACACACGAAAAAGAAGAAGTATTGATTATGGAACCAATTTCTACTCAGAAGGAGAGTTCCAATGGCGTTCACGATTTTTTAGATTAAGCTTTACTTATCGTATCAATCAAACCAAGAAACAAGCCGACAAAAATCGAAAAAACAATGAGTTTGATGATGGTGGTGGGATGTAA
- a CDS encoding phosphoribosylaminoimidazolesuccinocarboxamide synthase, with product MQSKAIKETKFNFPGQKSLYKGKVRDVYNINDELMVMVVSDRISAFDVVLPKAIPFKGQVLNQIAAKFLKATEDILPNWVIDVPDPCVTIGRKCETFKVEMVIRGYLSGHAWREYSAGRRVLCGVTMPEGMKENDKFPEPIITPSTKASVGHDEDISREDIIKKGIVSEADYVKLEDYTRKIFQRGTEIAAKMGLILVDTKYEFGKIGNTIYLIDEIHTPDSSRYFYKEGYEERQAKGEKQKQLSKEFVREWLIANNFQGKDGQTVPEMTDEFVEEISNRYIELYENITGDKFVKSDVSDVLKRVEENVTKAISQLA from the coding sequence ATGCAATCAAAAGCGATAAAAGAGACCAAATTCAATTTTCCAGGACAAAAAAGTTTGTATAAAGGAAAAGTAAGAGACGTATATAACATTAACGATGAGTTAATGGTAATGGTAGTTTCAGACCGAATTTCTGCTTTTGACGTAGTACTACCTAAAGCTATTCCTTTTAAAGGACAAGTGTTGAATCAAATTGCAGCTAAGTTTTTAAAAGCTACCGAGGATATTTTGCCAAACTGGGTAATTGATGTGCCTGACCCATGTGTAACCATTGGAAGAAAATGTGAGACGTTTAAAGTAGAAATGGTTATAAGAGGCTATTTGTCGGGACATGCATGGAGGGAATATAGTGCGGGTAGAAGAGTGTTGTGTGGAGTAACCATGCCAGAGGGAATGAAAGAAAACGACAAATTTCCAGAACCAATTATTACACCAAGCACAAAAGCAAGTGTTGGGCACGATGAAGATATTTCTCGCGAAGACATTATTAAAAAAGGAATAGTAAGTGAAGCTGATTATGTAAAATTGGAAGATTATACCCGTAAAATTTTTCAACGAGGTACTGAAATAGCTGCTAAAATGGGATTGATTTTGGTAGATACCAAATACGAATTCGGAAAAATTGGAAATACCATTTATTTGATTGACGAAATTCATACACCAGATTCTTCTCGATACTTTTACAAAGAAGGGTATGAAGAACGACAAGCTAAAGGAGAAAAACAAAAACAGTTATCGAAAGAGTTTGTTCGTGAATGGTTAATTGCCAACAATTTTCAGGGTAAAGACGGGCAAACTGTTCCAGAAATGACTGATGAATTTGTAGAAGAAATCTCAAACAGGTACATTGAACTTTACGAAAACATTACAGGAGATAAATTTGTAAAATCTGATGTGAGCGACGTATTGAAAAGGGTAGAAGAGAACGTTACCAAGGCAATTTCTCAATTGGCTTAA
- a CDS encoding 3-oxoacyl-ACP synthase, whose translation MDKLKVHQKCLAMAESNVSAIKLALQEAQDAANNETKSTAGDKHETGRAMAQLETEKLSTQLNEALKLIQTIHQINPNQKTKPIAFGSLVKTNFGNFYLSVSLGRVELDGTECFCISPVSPIGKIMLTKKEKDSFSLNGKKYVIEEIF comes from the coding sequence ATGGATAAATTAAAGGTGCATCAAAAATGTTTAGCTATGGCTGAAAGTAATGTTTCTGCTATAAAATTGGCTTTACAAGAAGCACAAGATGCCGCAAATAATGAAACCAAAAGTACAGCAGGTGATAAGCATGAAACTGGACGAGCAATGGCTCAACTTGAAACAGAAAAGTTAAGTACTCAATTGAATGAAGCGCTAAAATTAATTCAAACCATACATCAAATCAATCCTAATCAAAAAACTAAACCAATTGCTTTTGGTAGTTTAGTAAAAACCAATTTTGGTAATTTTTATTTATCGGTAAGCTTAGGTAGGGTTGAATTGGATGGTACGGAGTGTTTTTGTATTTCACCTGTTTCTCCGATTGGTAAAATAATGCTAACAAAAAAAGAGAAGGACTCCTTCTCTTTAAATGGTAAAAAGTATGTGATAGAAGAGATTTTTTAA
- a CDS encoding TPM domain-containing protein, translating to MAKDLFTAEQKQQIVAAIREAEKNTSGEIRVHIDKKCKEDVLDRAAYMFDALDMQKTALRNGVLIYLATEDRQFAILGDAGINQKVPVGFWDGVRDLMISNFKQGKFTEGLSEGIKLAGEQLKKHFPYQSNDKNELADDISFGKQ from the coding sequence ATGGCAAAAGATTTATTTACAGCAGAGCAAAAACAACAAATTGTTGCAGCTATTCGTGAGGCAGAGAAAAACACTTCAGGCGAAATTCGTGTACACATCGACAAAAAATGTAAAGAAGACGTGTTAGATAGAGCTGCTTACATGTTTGATGCATTGGACATGCAAAAAACGGCTTTACGTAATGGCGTTTTAATTTATTTAGCTACTGAAGATAGACAGTTTGCTATTTTGGGAGATGCTGGTATCAATCAAAAAGTGCCTGTTGGCTTTTGGGATGGAGTGAGAGATTTGATGATTTCAAACTTTAAGCAAGGAAAATTTACCGAAGGCCTATCGGAAGGAATAAAATTAGCTGGAGAACAATTAAAAAAGCATTTTCCTTACCAAAGCAACGATAAAAACGAATTAGCTGACGATATTTCGTTTGGTAAACAATAG
- a CDS encoding LemA family protein: MKKTWIILGVVGLLILLMVFSVMGSYNSMVTKDEAVTGQWSQVENVYQRRADLIPNLVNTVKGYAAHERETLEGVVNARAKATSTTIDPSKLNAESIKQFAAAQDGLSSALSKLMVVVERYPDLKANQNFLELQSQLEGTENRITVERQKFNESAKDYNTFIRKFPKNIWAGMFGFEKKDYFEAAAGSEKAPEVQF, encoded by the coding sequence ATGAAAAAAACATGGATAATATTAGGAGTAGTGGGCTTGCTAATCCTTCTTATGGTGTTCTCAGTAATGGGTTCATACAACAGTATGGTAACAAAAGACGAAGCAGTAACAGGTCAGTGGTCACAAGTAGAAAACGTTTACCAACGTAGAGCCGACCTTATTCCAAACTTGGTTAACACGGTTAAAGGTTATGCTGCTCACGAAAGAGAAACTTTAGAAGGCGTTGTAAATGCAAGAGCTAAAGCTACTTCAACAACTATTGACCCTTCTAAATTAAATGCAGAGTCAATTAAACAGTTTGCTGCTGCTCAAGATGGGTTAAGTTCTGCATTATCTAAATTAATGGTTGTAGTAGAGCGTTATCCTGATTTAAAAGCAAACCAAAACTTTTTGGAACTGCAATCGCAATTAGAAGGTACTGAAAACAGAATTACAGTTGAGCGTCAGAAGTTTAATGAAAGTGCTAAAGATTACAACACATTCATTAGAAAGTTCCCAAAAAACATTTGGGCAGGAATGTTTGGTTTCGAGAAAAAAGATTATTTCGAAGCTGCTGCAGGTTCTGAAAAAGCACCAGAAGTACAATTTTAA
- the htpG gene encoding molecular chaperone HtpG, which yields MAKGKIKVQTENIFPIIKKFLYSDHEIFLRELIANATDATKKLHALASMGEFKGDVGNDTIEIILDKKAKTLTVRDRGIGMSEEEIKKYINQIAFSGAEEFVNKFKDKTETGNIIGKFGLGFYSSFMVAERVEILSKNYKDEPAAHWECDGSPEYSLKEGKKEDRGTDIILHIAEDSTEFLEESRIKTLLEKYCKFMPVSIKFGTKTEYIDNKKGKKDKDGNVEKEAIQVDNIINNPSPAWTKTPSTLTDEDYAGFYRELYPFNFEESLFHIHLNVDYPFNLTGILYFPKIKPNMEVQKDKIQLYSRQVFITDSVEGIVPDFLTLLHGVIDSPDIPLNVSRSYLQSDGNVKKISNHITKKVADKLEELFKKDRADFEKKWDDIKIFIEYGMLSDEKFFERAQKFALYKNTDGKYYTQDELIEKIKPLQTDKDDKLVVLYASDLDTQYTYIQSAKDKGYEVIILDSPLSPHLVGKLEQTIEKTTFTRIDADTIDKIINKNEEIPSKLTDADKDVLKPVLEEVISKEKFTIQFESMNETDQPMTIVQPEFMRRMKEMSKMGGGGMMGMGNFPEMYNLVVNVNHPVISKMLKEKDGAKQKEIAKQTADLALLSQNMLKGEELTNFIKRSIELI from the coding sequence ATGGCAAAAGGAAAAATTAAAGTACAAACCGAGAACATTTTCCCAATCATTAAGAAATTTTTATACTCTGACCATGAGATTTTCCTGAGAGAACTTATTGCTAATGCAACCGATGCAACTAAAAAACTTCATGCTTTAGCCTCAATGGGTGAGTTTAAAGGTGATGTGGGTAACGATACCATCGAAATTATTTTAGATAAAAAAGCAAAAACCCTTACCGTTAGAGATAGAGGTATTGGTATGAGCGAGGAAGAAATTAAAAAGTATATCAACCAAATTGCTTTTTCTGGAGCAGAAGAATTTGTAAACAAGTTTAAAGATAAAACCGAAACAGGCAACATCATTGGTAAGTTTGGTTTAGGGTTTTATTCATCGTTTATGGTGGCAGAGCGAGTGGAGATTTTATCGAAAAATTATAAAGACGAACCTGCTGCGCATTGGGAATGTGATGGAAGCCCAGAGTATTCGTTAAAAGAAGGGAAAAAAGAAGATAGAGGTACTGATATTATTCTACACATTGCCGAAGATTCAACGGAGTTTTTAGAAGAAAGTAGAATCAAAACGTTACTTGAGAAGTATTGTAAATTTATGCCTGTATCCATTAAATTCGGTACTAAAACCGAGTATATAGATAACAAAAAAGGCAAAAAAGATAAAGATGGCAACGTAGAAAAAGAGGCTATACAGGTAGACAATATCATCAACAATCCTTCTCCAGCATGGACAAAAACGCCTTCTACATTAACCGACGAAGATTACGCTGGTTTTTACAGAGAGTTGTATCCGTTTAACTTCGAAGAATCCTTATTCCACATTCATTTAAATGTAGATTACCCGTTTAATTTAACAGGTATTTTATACTTCCCTAAAATAAAACCAAACATGGAAGTACAAAAGGACAAAATCCAATTGTACTCTCGCCAAGTTTTTATTACCGATTCGGTTGAAGGGATTGTACCAGATTTCTTAACGCTTTTACATGGGGTGATTGATTCGCCTGATATTCCGTTAAACGTTTCTCGTTCTTATTTACAAAGCGATGGTAATGTGAAGAAAATCTCTAACCACATCACAAAAAAAGTAGCTGATAAATTAGAGGAATTGTTTAAGAAAGACCGTGCAGATTTTGAAAAGAAATGGGACGATATTAAAATCTTTATTGAATATGGGATGTTATCGGACGAAAAGTTTTTTGAAAGAGCTCAAAAGTTTGCTTTATATAAAAATACCGATGGAAAATATTACACTCAAGATGAGTTAATTGAAAAAATTAAACCGTTACAAACCGATAAAGATGACAAACTTGTTGTGCTTTACGCAAGTGATTTGGATACTCAATACACCTACATTCAGTCGGCAAAAGATAAAGGCTATGAAGTAATTATTTTAGATTCACCTTTGAGTCCACACTTGGTAGGAAAGTTAGAGCAAACCATCGAAAAAACAACCTTTACTCGAATTGATGCGGATACGATTGATAAAATCATCAACAAAAACGAAGAAATTCCTTCTAAATTAACTGATGCAGATAAAGATGTGTTAAAACCTGTTTTAGAGGAAGTGATTTCGAAAGAAAAATTTACCATTCAGTTTGAGAGCATGAATGAAACCGACCAGCCCATGACAATTGTTCAGCCAGAATTTATGCGAAGAATGAAAGAAATGAGCAAAATGGGCGGAGGCGGAATGATGGGAATGGGTAATTTTCCTGAAATGTACAATTTGGTGGTTAATGTAAATCATCCGGTTATTTCAAAAATGCTAAAAGAAAAAGATGGTGCTAAACAAAAAGAAATTGCCAAACAAACTGCCGATTTAGCATTGTTATCACAAAATATGCTAAAAGGCGAAGAATTAACTAATTTTATCAAACGAAGTATTGAACTTATTTAA
- a CDS encoding RNA methyltransferase codes for MLSINQRKYINSLKQKKYRNQHQTFVVEGEKMVNELISSEFEIELLFVVKGAPINYSSAIELNVDEMKSISSLATPSNYLAVARQKITTEKLHLKGLTLALDNIKDPGNLGTIIRIVDWFGVSQIVCSNECVDVFNPKVIQATMGSIFRINIVYTGLNQFFTENKELPVYGALLEGDNVYKKGVASKNAILLMGSESFGINPTLLPFVTDKIMIPKFGQAESLNVAVATGILCSEYQRLNH; via the coding sequence ATGCTTAGCATCAATCAACGAAAGTACATTAATTCATTAAAGCAAAAAAAGTATCGTAATCAACATCAAACCTTTGTTGTTGAAGGCGAGAAAATGGTTAATGAGTTAATTTCATCTGAATTTGAAATTGAGTTGTTGTTTGTCGTAAAAGGAGCTCCAATCAATTACTCATCGGCAATTGAGTTGAATGTTGATGAAATGAAATCCATATCGTCGTTAGCAACTCCAAGCAATTATTTAGCAGTAGCTAGACAAAAAATTACAACCGAAAAACTGCATTTAAAAGGCTTAACACTTGCTTTAGACAACATCAAAGATCCTGGTAATTTAGGAACCATTATTCGTATTGTAGATTGGTTTGGAGTAAGCCAAATAGTTTGTTCTAACGAATGTGTTGATGTGTTCAATCCAAAAGTAATTCAGGCAACGATGGGTTCTATATTTAGAATCAATATTGTTTATACAGGTTTAAATCAATTTTTTACTGAAAATAAAGAATTACCTGTTTATGGTGCGTTGTTGGAAGGAGATAATGTTTACAAAAAGGGTGTAGCTAGTAAAAATGCAATTCTGTTAATGGGAAGCGAATCCTTTGGAATTAATCCAACATTATTACCTTTTGTAACGGATAAAATAATGATTCCAAAGTTTGGTCAAGCAGAATCATTAAATGTGGCTGTTGCTACCGGGATTTTGTGTTCAGAGTATCAACGGTTAAACCACTAG